The following proteins are co-located in the Phaenicophaeus curvirostris isolate KB17595 chromosome 12, BPBGC_Pcur_1.0, whole genome shotgun sequence genome:
- the DUOX2 gene encoding dual oxidase 2 isoform X2 has product MRPPGMMLSFTVVLLVTWTLGRAQESISWEVQRYDGWYNNLLHHRHGSVGARLLRLLPANYADGVYQALQEPRVPNARQLSNVVARGPSGLPSRRNTTVLAVFFGFHVLLDILGTEKPGCPAEFLNIHIPAGDPVFDPAGTGDVVLPFQRIQWAPETGQSPNSPREQTNEVTGWLDGSSIYGPSHSWSDALRSFSGGRLASGPSGRLPRETDGRVPMWKALDPSTGQGGPQGIYDLGSAWGNENLFVQAESIAWFRYHNHLASTLAQTHPTWSDEDLFQHARKWVIATFQSIVLYEWLPTLLGTPVPEYRGYQQHLDPSLSPEFMAAAGQFLATMVPPGVYKRDSKCQFHEVSSPEGSFPAVRLCNSYWSRESNRQAEDVDVDSLLLGMSSQIAEREDNIVVEDLQDYWYGPLKFSRTDFVASWFQRGRDLGLPTYNRARERFGLQPLQNWSDLAPHMEPQVLEEVAALYGNNTSGLELLPGGMLEASGSLFSAIILEQFVRLRDSDRYWFENTKSGLFTVEEVRGIRNITFHDVLAAVTRTDPADLQPNVFVWSEGSPCPQPQQLTAQHLANCTPVTVLDYFEGSGVGFGIIIVVLCCLPLVTLFVAWIVAVLRKRDFQKLQKKQGSSVRREVTSEAIHAVEWRGPKTDRSPVYIHLQADKVLKVLDGRGSVLRSISLKAHPTVEVILSNNKGNKALLLKSPKEYDLVLLFSKEAERSNFIGKLRGYLEKSGLDLHVSEMPEQSLMKRAVTQEQRKQILETFFRHLFAQVLEIDRSNAGELNFESSQKAKETLTCELSRAEFAEALGLKAHSMFVDSMFSLADKDGNGYISFREFLDILVVFMKGTPEEKSKVMFRMYDVDENGFLSKEEFLRMLRSFIEISNNCLTRDQAEQVTESMFRASGFQDRDELTWEDFHYMLRDHDSELRLTQLCIKGVPEVPKQNLHSSVSFIKRKDLKGAISDEEKDPNLDTVNHYVEREGLELRKRPGRKVHQYQLQLYTKAQRKKYERSKIQQKIQEFKRFVENYRRHIVCVVLFSSITAGVFVERAYYYAFASPSTGIAQTTFVGIIISRGSAACISFMYSYILLTMCRNLITVLRETFLNHYIPFDAAVDFHRWVAMAALIFSVLHTAGHVVNVYIFSVTPLSVLSCLFSSVFMNDGSQLPQKYYWWFFQTIPGMTGVLLLVILAVMYVFATHHFRRVSFQGFWITHHLYVLLYVLIIIHGSYALIQQPRFHIYFIIPALIYSADKLFSLSRKKVEISVVKAELLPSGVTHLQFQRPQDFDYKSGQWARIACMALGTTEYHPFTLTSAPHEDTLSLHIRAVGPWTTRLRELYSPESLALLGKLPKLYLDGPFGEGHQEWNKFEVSVLVGGGIGVTPFASILKDLVFKSSISSKLVCKKIYFIWVTRTQRQFEWLADIIREVEEMDRTDLVSVHIYITQLAEKFDLRTTMLYICERHFQKTLNKSLFTGLRAITHFGRPPFIPFFNSLQEVHPEVQKIGVFSCGPPGMTKSVEKACRQLNKKDQTYFAHHYENF; this is encoded by the exons GTTTCCACGTGCTCTTGGACATCCTGGGGACAGAGAAACCTGGCTGCCCTGCTGAGTTCCTGAACATCCACATCCCAGCTGGAGACCCAGTGTTTGACCCTGCAGGCACTGGAGACGTGGTTCTGCCTTTCCAGCGCATCCAGTGGGCGCCGGAGACGGGGCAGAGCCCCAACAGCCCCCGGGAACAG ACCAACGAGGTGACGGGCTGGCTGGATGGCAGCTCTATCTACGGCCCCTCACACTCCTGGAGCGATGCCCTGAGGAGCTTCTCGGGGGGCCGGCTCGCTTCGGGGCCCAGCGGGCGCCTGCCGAGGGAGACGGACGGACGGGTTCCCATGTGGAAGGCGCTGGATCCATCCACGGGACAGGGCGGACCCCAAGGGATCTACG ACCTGGGCAGCGCCTGGGGGAACGAGAACCTCTTCGTGCAGGCTGAGAGCATTGCCTGGTTTCGGTACCACAACCACCTGGCTTCCACGCTGGCCCAGACGCACCCCACCTGGTCCGACGAGGACCTCTTCCAGCACGCTCGCAAGTGGGTCATCGCCACCTTCCAG AGCATCGTGCTGTACGAGTGGCTGCCCACCCTGCTGGGGACGCCCGTCCCGGAGTACAGAG GTTACCAACAGCACCTGGACCCCAGCCTCTCGCCGGAGTTCATGGCGGCTGCAGGGCAATTCCTGGCCACCATGGTCCCACCAGGTGTCTATAAGAG AGACTCCAAGTGCCAGTTCCATGAAGTGTCCAGCCCTGAAGGCTCATTCCCAGCGGTGCGGCTCTGCAACAGCTACTGGAGCAGGGAG AGCAACAGGCAGGCGGAGGATGTGGACGTGGACAGCCTCCTGCTGGGCATGAGCTCACAGATCGCAGAGCGGGAGGACAACATTGTGGTGGAAGATCTCCAAG ATTACTGGTATGGGCCCCTGAAGTTCTCCCGCACTGACTTCGTGGCCAGCTGGTTCCAGCGTGGACGAGACCTTGGCCTGCCCACCTATAACCGAGCCCGGGAACGATTTGGGTTGCAGCCTCTCCAGAACTGGTCAGACCTTGCCCCACACATGGAGCCACAG GTCCTGGAGGAGGTCGCTGCCCTGTATGGCAACAACACGtctgggctggagctgctccctgGAGGCATGCTGGAGGCCAGCGGCTCCCTCTTCAGTGCCATCATCCTGGAGCAGTTTGTGCGCCTGCGTGACAGCGACAGATACTGGTTCGAGAACACCAAGAGCGG GCTGTTCACAGTGGAGGAAGTGAGGGGGATCCGGAACATCACCTTCCATGACGTCCTGGCTGCCGTCACTCGCACGGACCCCGCAGACCTCCAGCCCAATGTGTTCGTCTGGAGTGAGG GGAGCCCGTGTCCCCAGCCGCAGCAGCTGACGGCTCAGCACTTGGCCAACTGCACGCCTGTGACCGTTCTGGACTACTTTGAAGGCAGTGGTGTGGGCTTCGGGATCATCATCGTTGtcctctgctgcctgcctttAG TGACTCTCTTTGTTGCCTGGATCGTTGCTGTTCTCCGCAAGAGAGATttccagaagctgcagaagaagcagGGCTCCAGCGTGCGGAGGGAGGTGACCAGTGAGGCGATACACG CCGTCGAGTGGCGCGGTCCCAAGACAGACAGATCTCCCGTCTACATTCACCTGCAAGCTGACAAAGTGCTCAAAGTGCTGGATGGGAGAGGATCTGTGCTCCGGAGCATCAGCCTGAAAGCCCACCCGACGGTGGAGGTGATCCTCTCCAACAACAAAGGGAACAAAGCTCTGCTCCTGAAGAGCCCCAAGGAGTACGACCTG GTGCTGCTTTTCAGCAAggaggcagagaggagcaacTTCATTGGGAAGCTGCGAGGCTACTTGGAGAAGAGCGGCCTCGACCTGCACGTGTCTGAGATGCCGGAGCAGAGCCTGATGAAACGGGCGGTCACCCAGGAGCAGAGGAAACAAATTCTGGAGACTTTCTTCAGGCACCTCTTTGCTCAG GTGCTGGAAATCGACAGGTCCAACGCCGGAGAGCTCAACTTTGAGTCTTcccagaaagcaaaggagacCCTGACGTGTGAGCTGAGCAGGGCTGAGTTTGCCGAGGCCCTGGGGCTCAAAGCCCACTCCATGTTTGTGGACTCAATGTTCTCCCTGGCTGACAAAGACGGCAACGGCTACATCTCCTTCCGGGAGTTCCTGGACATCTTGGTGGTCTTCATGAAAg GGACCCCAGAGGAAAAGTCCAAGGTGATGTTCAGGATGTATGACGTTGATGAGAATGGGTTCCTGTCCAAGGAGGAGTTTCTGAGGATGCTCAG GTCCTTCATCGAGATCTCCAACAACTGCCTGACAAGGGACCAGGCAGAGCAGGTGACTGAGTCCATGTTCCGGGCCTCGGGGTTTCAGGACAGGGATGAGCTGACGTGGGAGGATTTCCACTACATGCTGCGGGACCACGACAGCGAGCTCCGTCTCACCCAGCTCTGCATCAAAG GGGTCCCAGAGGTTCCCAAGCAAAACTTGCACAGCTCCGTCTCCTTCATAAAAAGGAAAGACCTGAAAGG AGCCATCTCAGATGAGGAGAAAGACCCAAACCTGGACACCGTGAACCACTACGTGGAGCGAGAAGGGCTAGAGCTGAGGAAGAGGCCAGGCAGAAA GGTGCACCAGTACCAGCTGCAGTTGTACACCAAAGCACAACGGAAGAAGTATGAGCGGAGCAAAATTCAGCAGAAGATCCAGGAGTTCAAGCGCTTTGTGGAAAACTACCGGCGCCATATCGTCTGCGTGgtcctcttctcctccatcaCCGCTGGCGTGTTCGTGGAGAGAGCTTACT acTACGCCTTCGCATCCCCCAGCACCGGAATCGCACAGACCACCTTCGTGGGGATCATCATCTCGCGGGGATCGGCTGCCTGCATCTCCTTCATGTACTCCTACATCCTGCTCACCATGTGCCGCAACCTCATCACCGTCCTGCGGGAGACCTTCCTCAACCACTACATCCCTTTTGATGCTGCCGTGGACTTCCACCGCTGGGTTGCCATGGCAGCCCTGATCTTCTCAG TGCTCCACACTGCAGGTCACGTGGTGAACGTCTACATCTTCTCAGTCACGCCTCTCAGCGTGTTGTCCTGCCTCTTTTCCAGTGTCTTTATGAATGATGG GTCACAGCTCCCACAGAAGTATTACTGGTGGTTCTTCCAGACTATTCCAG GCATGACGGGAGTCCTGCTGCTCGTGATCCTGGCCGTGATGTACGTGTTTGCCACCCACCACTTCCGACGCGTCAGCTTCCAGGGCTTCTGGATCACTCACCACCTCTACGTGCTGCTCTATGTCCTG ATCATCATCCACGGCAGCTACGCTCTGATCCAGCAGCCCCGCTTCCACATCTACTTCATCATCCCAGCTCTCATCTACAGCGCGGACAAGCTGTTCAGCCTGAGCAGGAAGAAGGTGGAGATCAGCGTGGTGAAAGCCGAGCTCCTGCCCTCAG gtGTCACCCACCTCCAGTTCCAGCGGCCGCAGGACTTTGACTACAAGTCCGGGCAGTGGGCGCGCATCGCCTGCATGGCGCTGGGCACCACCGAGTACCACCCCTTCACCCTGACCTCGGCGCCGCACGAGGACACGCTGAGCCTGCACATCCGAGCCGTGGGGCCCTGGACCACCCGCCTGCGGGAGCTCTACTCCCCGGAGAGCCTGGCGCTCCTCGGCAAGCTGCCCAAG CTCTATCTGGACGGGCCCTTCGGGGAGGGCCACCAGGAGTGGAACAAGTTTGAAGTGTCGGTGCTGGTGGGAGGAGGCATTGGAGTGACGCCCTTTGCATCCATCCTCAAGGACCTCGTCTTCAAATCATCCATAAGCTCCAAGCTGGTGTGTAAGAAG ATCTACTTCATCTGGGTGACGCGCACGCAGCGGCAGTTTGAGTGGCTGGCAGACATCATCCGcgaggtggaggagatggacaGGACCGACCTGGTCTCTGTGCACATCTACATCACGCAGCTGGCTGAGAAGTTCGACCTGCGCACCACCATGCTG TACATCTGCGAGCGGCACTTCCAGAAGACGTTGAACAAGAGCTTGTTCACGGGGCTGCGTGCCATCACCCACTTCGGGCGCCCTCCCTTCATACCCTTCTTCAACTCGCTGCAGGAGGTGCACCCCGAG gtGCAGAAGATCGGGGTGTTCAGCTGTGGCCCACCTGGGATGACCAAGAGCGTGGAAAAAGCTTGTCGGCAGCTCAACAAGAAGGACCAAACCTACTTTGCACATCACTATGAGAATTTCTGA